A portion of the Treponema rectale genome contains these proteins:
- a CDS encoding class I SAM-dependent RNA methyltransferase has translation MTETIITEKMVFGGDCIAKIDGKTVFVPYSIPGEKLKIEITQDCGDFYRGKILEVLEPSPDRVMPFCSYYGRCGGCNLQHIDSSAQQKYRTQILKDAFLREGIETGDIEVISGASKGYRSRFQFHDGGLMEKFSNNIVPIENCPCAEEEINHYLREIPFDQRPEGRVHVFGSDKITSVPDGYDKLIIAEEIHTAAKKETVRKSDRTPTGRKLPKVKKIQKRFAGTSINPSNFCTVELNGKKISFDVQGFFQSNLEVLEKTIPYVTGGISGKNVLDMYAGAGTFSVFLADNFEKVTLVEHNRDAIVYAEQNLAGRKHESFGLSGEVWTKYHAEKYTSSIGGFDAAVIDPPRSGMEKSVCQWLCSSGIPHIRSVSCNAATHARDAKFLIRAGYRLSKLYLLDFYPQTCHIESLAWFEK, from the coding sequence ATGACTGAAACAATTATAACAGAAAAAATGGTTTTTGGTGGAGACTGTATTGCAAAAATTGACGGAAAAACTGTTTTTGTACCCTATTCAATACCTGGAGAGAAATTAAAGATAGAAATTACTCAGGATTGCGGAGATTTTTACAGAGGAAAAATTCTTGAAGTATTAGAACCGTCTCCCGACAGAGTAATGCCGTTCTGCAGTTACTACGGACGCTGCGGAGGATGCAATCTTCAGCATATAGATTCTTCAGCACAGCAGAAATACCGTACTCAGATTTTAAAGGATGCTTTTTTAAGGGAAGGAATAGAAACCGGTGATATAGAGGTTATTTCAGGAGCTTCAAAAGGCTACAGGTCAAGATTTCAGTTTCATGACGGGGGCCTTATGGAAAAATTCAGCAACAACATTGTTCCCATTGAAAACTGTCCGTGTGCAGAAGAAGAAATAAATCATTACCTGAGAGAAATTCCTTTTGACCAGAGACCTGAAGGAAGAGTTCACGTTTTTGGTTCTGATAAAATTACTTCAGTTCCGGACGGATATGATAAACTTATAATTGCAGAAGAAATTCATACAGCAGCAAAAAAAGAAACTGTACGTAAATCAGACAGAACACCAACTGGAAGAAAACTGCCTAAGGTTAAAAAAATACAGAAAAGATTTGCCGGAACATCAATAAATCCTTCAAATTTCTGTACTGTTGAACTGAACGGAAAAAAAATAAGTTTTGACGTACAGGGATTTTTTCAATCCAATCTTGAGGTTCTGGAAAAAACAATTCCTTACGTAACCGGCGGCATATCAGGAAAAAATGTACTGGACATGTATGCGGGAGCCGGAACATTTTCTGTTTTTCTTGCAGATAATTTTGAAAAAGTTACTCTTGTCGAGCATAACAGAGATGCCATTGTATATGCGGAACAGAATCTTGCCGGCAGAAAGCATGAAAGTTTCGGGCTTAGCGGTGAAGTATGGACAAAATATCATGCTGAAAAATATACGTCATCCATAGGCGGATTTGATGCTGCCGTAATAGATCCTCCCAGAAGCGGAATGGAAAAAAGCGTATGCCAGTGGCTTTGTTCCTCAGGAATTCCCCATATAAGGAGCGTTTCTTGCAATGCAGCTACTCATGCAAGGGATGCAAAATTCCTGATCAGGGCCGGCTACAGGCTGTCTAAACTATATTTACTGGATTTTTACCCGCAGACATGTCACATAGAAAGTCTTGCATGGTTTGAAAAATGA
- a CDS encoding PQQ-binding-like beta-propeller repeat protein produces the protein MKKKLTPFFLLIISAFLTISAQEYSFYDLNKENPGWTMVPGGNILCPPQKTSYGYAALCEGKSFAGFSEKGKLLWQKSVREKPSLFFTTGCGDTIWFISKSKKINLLNPEGQLLWTADCGFEVKENPLQGKDGRVFLRGKNDVACYALNGSLRWKKEIKDQNVSLPLGELNDGSILVFLSELENNKSKAVRITPFGEIKETILFSGEAVQRTVCQEGIIMAFTDGSAGLCTVRNGQSVSGWVYKNDAGGIPYISETVNDSALTGLVYTSEVVFLKSASGEKVYSVNLSGDKHLSRQNIKFAFTSGTDFYACDKENAFCLNQAGNLLWKARLPLKTTPFIFLTDSDYLVTCTSSWSVLGYRMQMGVSKKQKPQSKKRETAAYSCFYETVSPSDNITGRALSDTQIAEMEMFFSTEKKKNSDRDSSAKEAYYLSVLDAEITQILAESMVRDTGHSEIPYFRQNAAYTQKIINLASKTGLNVFQKKYVSLLRKTSASGDNLLLLSLVSSAGNFGLDTDGELLDALDYVLSKADLRDTSVLNSICDSVFKICNFMGKPMLLEKGRHIISRIMNGRYQQESRDYARSILEKIVKAGR, from the coding sequence ATGAAAAAAAAACTGACACCGTTTTTTCTGCTGATTATTTCTGCCTTTCTTACAATTTCAGCTCAGGAATATTCTTTTTATGACCTTAATAAAGAAAATCCCGGGTGGACAATGGTACCGGGGGGAAATATTCTCTGTCCACCACAGAAAACATCCTACGGATATGCAGCATTGTGTGAAGGCAAGTCTTTTGCCGGTTTCTCTGAAAAAGGTAAACTTCTATGGCAGAAAAGCGTAAGGGAAAAGCCTTCACTGTTTTTTACTACGGGCTGCGGCGATACGATATGGTTTATTTCAAAATCAAAAAAAATCAATCTTCTGAACCCGGAAGGTCAGCTTCTATGGACTGCAGACTGTGGTTTTGAAGTAAAGGAAAATCCCCTGCAGGGAAAAGACGGACGGGTTTTTTTAAGGGGAAAAAATGATGTTGCCTGCTATGCCCTGAACGGAAGCCTCAGATGGAAAAAAGAAATAAAAGACCAGAATGTTTCCCTGCCCCTTGGGGAATTAAATGACGGTTCCATTCTTGTATTTTTAAGTGAACTGGAAAACAATAAATCAAAAGCAGTGCGAATAACCCCCTTTGGAGAAATAAAAGAAACAATTCTTTTTTCAGGAGAAGCTGTACAGCGGACAGTCTGCCAGGAAGGAATTATTATGGCATTTACAGACGGAAGTGCGGGATTGTGTACGGTACGGAACGGACAGTCAGTTTCCGGCTGGGTATATAAAAATGATGCCGGCGGTATTCCTTATATTTCAGAAACGGTGAATGATTCTGCCCTTACAGGACTTGTCTATACATCAGAAGTCGTTTTTTTAAAAAGTGCCTCTGGAGAAAAAGTATATTCCGTAAATTTATCAGGGGATAAACACCTTTCAAGGCAGAATATAAAGTTTGCATTTACATCAGGAACTGATTTTTATGCCTGTGACAAAGAAAACGCATTCTGTCTGAATCAGGCAGGAAACCTTCTGTGGAAAGCCAGACTGCCTCTTAAAACAACACCTTTTATTTTCCTTACAGATTCAGATTATCTTGTAACCTGTACATCATCATGGAGTGTTCTTGGCTACAGAATGCAGATGGGAGTATCAAAAAAACAGAAGCCGCAGTCAAAAAAAAGAGAAACTGCCGCATACAGCTGTTTTTACGAAACTGTCTCACCTTCAGATAATATTACAGGCAGAGCTTTATCAGATACGCAGATTGCAGAAATGGAGATGTTTTTTTCTACAGAAAAAAAGAAAAATAGTGATAGAGATTCATCTGCAAAAGAAGCATATTACCTTTCTGTACTTGATGCAGAAATTACTCAGATTCTTGCTGAAAGTATGGTACGGGATACAGGACATTCAGAAATTCCTTATTTCAGACAGAATGCCGCCTATACACAGAAAATAATAAATCTGGCTTCAAAAACCGGGCTGAACGTTTTCCAGAAAAAATATGTGTCCCTGTTAAGAAAGACTTCTGCTTCAGGTGATAATCTCCTGCTTTTATCCCTGGTTTCTTCTGCAGGAAACTTTGGTCTTGATACCGACGGTGAACTGCTTGATGCACTGGATTATGTACTTTCAAAAGCAGATTTACGGGATACTTCTGTTTTAAATTCCATATGTGATTCCGTATTCAAAATATGCAATTTTATGGGTAAACCGATGCTGCTGGAAAAAGGACGACATATTATTTCCCGGATAATGAACGGAAGGTACCAGCAGGAATCCAGAGATTATGCCCGAAGCATTCTGGAAAAAATCGTAAAAGCCGGCAGGTAA
- a CDS encoding P83/100 family protein: MKKIFLALAAALSFSAFALEVNEEELQSAGSEDIVRFENYTGPHSVVESAASISAIGTGLGRQVASSVNSSATFGKNQKYTVIHAVDPSVKTGLDADIIIINSNASVDHIKNLRRIIASYLESAYGYSRKDASTVAVFVTVYNAVYRGKLDVFQSKYKKAVTDNLSSDKCGLSVKYSDWPGNSQIVIPLYDVNGGLSTVDTSVISDKSVVQSMQEEDNRGVDERKNMVDIKEREAEKAGEKAQESAKKAQEENDKLEKQKAAEKAAQENADKKQAVAEEAQAQADQAKKEAQENPEDSQKQQEAEEAQAQADQAQAEAEEAQAQADQEAEKTEEQQQAADTAQAQADEDQAFADKKENEAQNERQEIARDQQELIQEAIKEASNPNIVVGLKITDASQQLSKMVRVDGNDGSTLKESPVTVIRGRTILPVEGAVIEDAPEGLDLSLVYAAICGENTGNGAVKLCLLDAFKMEIQKESNEAVSPDSVLVNNGNDYYCILDEGGKYYLGKFDKNLKLLLKSQIEVNSATPVTVTSQGIIVTNAKGSISLLKLSDLSEVNTSSSAAGYQK, encoded by the coding sequence ATGAAAAAAATTTTTCTGGCTCTTGCAGCTGCATTAAGTTTCAGTGCTTTTGCCCTTGAAGTAAATGAGGAAGAACTTCAAAGTGCAGGTTCTGAAGATATTGTACGTTTTGAAAACTATACAGGGCCTCACTCTGTAGTAGAAAGTGCCGCCAGTATCAGTGCAATCGGAACAGGACTGGGAAGACAGGTTGCATCTTCTGTAAACAGTTCTGCCACTTTCGGTAAAAATCAGAAATATACTGTAATTCATGCTGTTGATCCTTCCGTAAAAACGGGACTTGATGCAGACATCATTATTATAAATTCAAACGCTTCTGTTGATCACATAAAAAACCTCCGCAGGATTATTGCCTCTTATCTTGAGAGTGCCTACGGTTATTCCCGGAAAGATGCATCCACCGTTGCTGTTTTTGTAACGGTTTATAATGCCGTATACCGCGGAAAGCTGGATGTTTTTCAGTCTAAATATAAGAAGGCTGTAACAGATAATCTTTCTTCCGATAAATGCGGACTAAGCGTAAAATACAGTGACTGGCCGGGAAATTCCCAGATTGTAATTCCTCTTTATGATGTAAACGGAGGACTTTCTACAGTTGATACTTCTGTTATAAGTGACAAATCAGTCGTTCAGTCCATGCAGGAAGAAGATAACCGTGGCGTTGACGAGCGCAAAAACATGGTTGACATAAAAGAACGTGAAGCAGAAAAAGCCGGCGAAAAAGCACAGGAGTCTGCAAAAAAAGCACAGGAAGAAAACGACAAGCTTGAAAAGCAGAAAGCTGCAGAAAAAGCAGCTCAGGAAAATGCTGATAAAAAACAGGCCGTTGCTGAAGAAGCACAGGCACAGGCTGATCAGGCAAAAAAAGAAGCTCAGGAAAATCCTGAAGACAGCCAGAAACAGCAGGAAGCTGAAGAAGCACAGGCACAGGCTGATCAGGCACAGGCTGAAGCTGAAGAAGCACAGGCACAGGCTGATCAGGAAGCTGAAAAAACAGAAGAACAGCAGCAGGCTGCAGACACAGCACAGGCACAGGCTGATGAAGACCAGGCGTTTGCTGATAAAAAGGAAAATGAAGCACAGAATGAAAGGCAGGAAATTGCCCGGGATCAGCAGGAACTTATTCAGGAAGCCATAAAAGAAGCTTCAAATCCAAACATTGTTGTTGGACTTAAAATTACTGATGCATCACAGCAGTTGAGTAAAATGGTACGTGTAGACGGAAACGACGGTTCAACCTTAAAAGAATCTCCTGTTACAGTAATCCGCGGAAGAACAATTCTTCCTGTAGAGGGTGCAGTTATAGAAGATGCTCCAGAGGGACTTGATCTTTCACTTGTTTATGCAGCAATCTGTGGTGAAAATACTGGTAATGGTGCAGTAAAACTTTGCCTTCTGGATGCCTTTAAAATGGAAATCCAGAAAGAAAGCAATGAAGCTGTAAGTCCTGATTCCGTTCTTGTAAATAATGGAAATGATTATTACTGCATACTTGATGAAGGCGGAAAATACTATCTTGGAAAATTTGATAAAAACCTTAAGCTCCTTCTTAAGAGTCAGATTGAAGTTAACAGTGCAACTCCTGTAACTGTTACTTCTCAGGGTATTATCGTAACAAATGCTAAAGGAAGTATTTCCCTTCTTAAACTTTCTGATCTTTCAGAAGTAAATACGTCCTCATCAGCAGCCGGTTATCAGAAATAA
- the dnaB gene encoding replicative DNA helicase, translating into MELKDKIPPHNLDAEQAALGAILINWDALGNVVSFLNQEDFYNQQNQLIYKAIKKLSVDGVRGDLLTIIEELKKSGELEKAGGMSYVSSLFDVVPTSANLESYAHIVHDLAIRRNLITISQEIKAESFDETKSCRAVLEDCEKKIFDITDANQTTQIKFMQDVITKSIEMIDARYKNHNALSGIPSGFNDLDTMTNGFQKGEMTIIGARPSMGKTALALSMMEHIAIEKNIPCGFFSLEMSAEQICQRLLSQVARIQSQKLRSGFLKIEDFKKLQDAAGRTFNAPLYIVDTPNMKLLDLRAMARRLKANQKVEIIFIDYIGLISSEQDGLPVYEQQSLISKSLKSLARELEIPLVVLCQVARDAEGNEPTLNQLRGSGSIEQDADMVMFIHGDRKKTAGADSDGEENAGVLDRKLVVAKQRNGPIGDVDVLFISSYTKFENKSRERE; encoded by the coding sequence AGACAAAATTCCACCTCACAATCTTGATGCAGAACAGGCCGCACTGGGGGCAATTCTTATAAACTGGGATGCTTTAGGTAATGTTGTTTCTTTTTTAAATCAGGAAGATTTTTATAACCAGCAGAATCAGCTTATATATAAAGCAATAAAAAAGCTTTCGGTTGATGGAGTAAGGGGGGATCTTCTTACTATTATTGAAGAGTTAAAAAAATCCGGCGAGCTTGAAAAGGCTGGGGGAATGTCTTACGTTTCATCTCTTTTTGATGTTGTACCGACATCAGCAAATCTTGAAAGTTATGCTCATATTGTTCATGATCTGGCTATTAGACGTAATCTGATTACTATTTCTCAGGAAATAAAGGCTGAAAGTTTTGATGAAACAAAATCCTGCCGTGCTGTTCTTGAGGACTGTGAAAAAAAGATTTTTGATATTACGGATGCAAATCAGACGACACAGATCAAATTCATGCAGGATGTTATTACAAAATCCATAGAAATGATTGATGCCAGATATAAAAATCATAATGCTCTGTCCGGTATTCCTTCCGGTTTTAATGATCTTGACACCATGACAAACGGTTTTCAGAAAGGTGAAATGACTATTATTGGTGCGCGCCCTTCAATGGGTAAAACAGCGCTTGCCCTTTCCATGATGGAGCATATTGCCATTGAAAAGAATATTCCCTGCGGTTTCTTTTCTCTTGAAATGTCTGCCGAACAGATATGTCAGCGTCTTCTTTCTCAGGTTGCACGAATTCAAAGTCAGAAACTTAGAAGCGGCTTCCTCAAAATAGAGGACTTTAAGAAATTACAGGATGCTGCTGGCAGAACTTTTAATGCACCCCTTTATATAGTTGATACGCCTAATATGAAACTCCTTGACCTTAGGGCAATGGCCCGCCGGTTAAAGGCAAATCAGAAAGTTGAAATTATTTTCATAGACTATATCGGTCTTATTTCCAGTGAACAGGACGGACTTCCTGTATATGAACAGCAGTCTCTTATTTCAAAATCCTTGAAGAGTCTTGCCCGTGAACTTGAAATTCCTCTTGTAGTTCTCTGTCAGGTTGCCCGTGACGCAGAAGGAAATGAACCAACCTTGAATCAGTTGAGGGGCTCCGGTTCTATAGAACAGGATGCGGATATGGTTATGTTTATTCATGGTGACAGAAAAAAGACAGCCGGTGCCGATTCAGATGGTGAAGAAAATGCCGGTGTACTTGATAGAAAACTAGTTGTTGCAAAACAGCGAAACGGTCCTATCGGAGACGTAGATGTTCTTTTTATTTCAAGTTATACGAAATTTGAGAATAAATCCAGAGAAAGAGAGTAG